One region of Paralichthys olivaceus isolate ysfri-2021 chromosome 12, ASM2471397v2, whole genome shotgun sequence genomic DNA includes:
- the LOC138412334 gene encoding histone H2B yields MPEPAKSAPKKGSKKAVTKAPGKGGKKRRKSRKESYAIYVYKVLKQVHPDTGISSKAMGIMNSFVSDIFERIAGEASRLAHYNKRSTITSREIQTAVRLLLPGELAKHAVSEGTKAVTKYTSSK; encoded by the coding sequence ATGCCTGAACCAGCGAAGTCCGCGCCCAAGAAGGGCTCCAAGAAAGCGGTGACGAAGGCCCCCGGTAAGggcggaaagaagaggagaaagagcaggaaggagagctacgccatctacgtgtacaaggtgctgaagcaggtccaccccgacactgggatctcctccaaggccatgggcatcatgaactccttcgtgagcgacatcttcgagcgcatcgccggtgaggcctctcgtctggctcattacaacaagcgctccaccatcacctccagggagattcagaccgccgtccgcctgctgctgcccggtgagctggctaaacacgccgtgtctgagggcaccaaggccgtgaccaagtacaccagctccaagtaa